The Carnobacterium mobile DSM 4848 genome includes a window with the following:
- a CDS encoding lactoylglutathione lyase: MKQELVEICLRVRDIEATLDFYTNLFDFEVASRREFPENKFDLVYLNSPGSSVQIELTYNYDAEPYNVGNGFSHLGVTVSDLEKMHEVCKASAYETGELRGLSGGTPSYFFVTDPDGYRIEVKRAK; encoded by the coding sequence ATGAAGCAAGAACTCGTTGAGATTTGCCTACGTGTCAGAGATATTGAGGCTACTTTAGACTTTTATACGAATCTATTCGATTTTGAAGTTGCCAGCCGCAGAGAATTCCCTGAAAATAAATTTGATTTAGTTTACCTGAATTCTCCCGGTTCGTCTGTTCAAATTGAACTCACTTACAATTACGATGCCGAGCCATATAATGTAGGAAATGGCTTCAGTCATTTAGGTGTGACTGTCAGTGACTTAGAAAAAATGCATGAAGTTTGTAAAGCTTCTGCTTACGAAACAGGTGAGTTAAGAGGACTTTCAGGCGGCACGCCCTCATATTTCTTTGTGACAGACCCTGATGGTTACCGAATTGAAGTAAAGCGCGCAAAATAA
- a CDS encoding metallophosphoesterase translates to MKFNKIKDSLIIAEKYVPFISTKILNKLPSELIARFELYPENVRRPVNKTLFRNDYFELKYNTKIKELTVESRGDIVYSAIPYDTARNYIQRAAIQYLLHPEDARKYIEMHKGNLENYIKLSLFQVTNKRMSKNNSEVKKAYNAIFQNPLFEIQILGRLLQHDETGPISANIAGKFLFSENINTGISEYIFEYLNFVVQLTNSLPIKTDGKRVELLEKSQLERAFFKSRIEVEFLTYKSNINSALSLIPQELKESLENSITIARQSQSVKVKPILRSKSGKEITNIRKNYIPHSIHPKNTERHFENIISTENKNLLNVISDVHSNDGKLPFINKNFNILVGDISDSRVANGDIKGLYVIGNHELVDVLPSNRKELQAKKWKPFLKSKWFKQLLENPDESWYMLPVGNHTFYEIVKVELEQRFPRISILHNSHIIHEGIRYIGITVPVILVKRKKEQQKFILKTLKRLLNNDYDIPTVIVSHAPLFNELNMLSMKSNAYNNEYNCSEPDIEKLFKEYNLIGAIHGHHHIPASSGRSKVVQFAGKELFVVCSIYSKMNTGFELMNLISSQQSN, encoded by the coding sequence ATGAAATTTAATAAAATAAAAGATTCTTTAATCATCGCTGAAAAGTATGTCCCTTTTATATCAACAAAAATTTTGAACAAACTACCGTCAGAACTTATTGCGCGTTTTGAACTTTATCCAGAAAATGTCCGACGACCTGTCAACAAGACTTTGTTTAGAAACGATTACTTTGAATTAAAATATAATACGAAAATAAAAGAACTAACTGTAGAATCCAGAGGAGACATCGTCTATTCAGCTATTCCATATGATACAGCTAGAAACTATATCCAACGTGCAGCTATTCAGTATTTACTCCATCCAGAAGATGCACGTAAGTATATTGAAATGCATAAAGGTAACTTAGAAAATTACATTAAATTAAGTTTGTTTCAAGTTACCAATAAAAGGATGAGTAAAAACAATAGTGAAGTTAAAAAAGCTTATAATGCAATATTTCAAAATCCATTATTTGAGATTCAAATTCTTGGGCGACTTCTGCAGCATGACGAAACTGGACCGATCTCTGCAAATATTGCAGGTAAATTCTTGTTTAGTGAGAATATAAACACAGGAATATCTGAGTATATTTTTGAATACCTTAATTTTGTTGTTCAATTAACTAATTCATTACCCATAAAAACTGATGGAAAAAGAGTCGAATTGTTAGAAAAAAGCCAGTTAGAGAGAGCTTTTTTTAAGAGTAGAATTGAAGTTGAGTTTTTGACTTATAAATCAAATATCAATTCAGCACTTAGTTTGATACCTCAAGAATTAAAAGAAAGTTTAGAAAATTCAATCACCATTGCAAGACAATCTCAATCTGTAAAAGTAAAACCTATTTTGCGATCAAAATCCGGAAAAGAAATTACTAATATTAGAAAAAATTATATTCCGCATAGTATTCATCCTAAAAATACAGAAAGACACTTTGAAAATATTATTTCTACAGAGAATAAAAATTTATTGAATGTTATCTCTGATGTCCACTCTAATGATGGAAAGCTCCCATTCATCAACAAAAACTTCAATATACTAGTAGGTGATATTTCAGATTCTCGAGTAGCTAATGGAGATATTAAAGGTCTCTATGTTATTGGAAATCATGAATTAGTAGATGTATTGCCAAGTAATAGAAAAGAACTTCAAGCAAAAAAATGGAAACCATTTCTGAAAAGTAAATGGTTTAAACAGCTTTTAGAAAATCCAGATGAGTCGTGGTATATGTTGCCTGTGGGTAATCATACATTTTACGAGATAGTGAAGGTTGAACTTGAACAACGATTTCCACGAATAAGTATATTGCATAATAGTCATATAATTCATGAAGGAATCAGATATATTGGGATTACAGTACCAGTTATTTTGGTTAAGAGAAAGAAGGAGCAACAAAAGTTTATTCTCAAAACCTTAAAAAGGCTACTCAATAATGATTATGATATTCCAACAGTAATTGTTTCACATGCACCACTATTTAACGAATTGAATATGCTCTCAATGAAAAGCAATGCATATAACAATGAATATAATTGTTCCGAACCTGATATTGAAAAATTATTTAAGGAATATAATTTAATTGGAGCTATACATGGTCATCATCATATACCAGCATCATCTGGACGAAGCAAAGTTGTGCAATTTGCAGGCAAAGAGCTCTTTGTAGTTTGCTCAATTTATTCTAAAATGAATACAGGATTTGAGTTAATGAACTTGATAAGTTCTCAGCAATCAAACTAA
- a CDS encoding ATP-binding protein: protein MLVVEEMKYENMLKMTAHLYNNNYYLDSEDGVKITFKELRFIEPAGAILFLSTMDKINELQIPYEFEPIDKYKDKSAISYGETMGIFQQIGLSDAPSYSSGLTYLAPKKVEIKKVYEDLEGSLEQYFEQISELIVLKALELVDTNVVESVNDLFIFVVREMVRNIFDHAQAPHYYYALQSYKASNCVEVVIADIGVGLLATIPFDIEERWFKKNTDEEAIKKSLIPGLSAFSNHSYAPEDYKNSGYGLTLVKKIIQQTEGTFSIASGTKSITYNAEEELVNDCDIKGTIIRMKINLNKLKYVDFQEVLRGAELEARDEGFIQTPSTASKTVKSIREN from the coding sequence ATGTTAGTTGTTGAAGAAATGAAGTATGAAAATATGTTGAAAATGACGGCACATTTATACAATAATAACTACTATTTGGATTCAGAAGATGGAGTGAAGATTACTTTTAAAGAGTTAAGGTTTATAGAGCCGGCAGGAGCTATTTTGTTTTTAAGTACAATGGACAAGATAAATGAATTACAAATTCCATATGAATTTGAACCTATTGATAAATATAAAGATAAATCTGCAATTTCATATGGTGAGACTATGGGAATATTTCAACAAATAGGTCTTTCAGATGCCCCATCATATAGTTCTGGACTCACATACTTAGCCCCGAAAAAGGTTGAAATAAAGAAGGTCTATGAAGATCTAGAAGGATCATTAGAGCAATACTTTGAACAAATTTCTGAACTAATAGTTCTTAAAGCGTTAGAACTTGTAGATACAAATGTAGTGGAAAGTGTTAACGATTTATTTATATTCGTAGTAAGAGAGATGGTAAGAAATATCTTTGACCATGCGCAAGCACCGCATTATTATTATGCATTACAGTCGTATAAAGCAAGTAATTGTGTAGAGGTTGTTATCGCAGACATTGGTGTTGGACTACTGGCTACAATTCCATTTGATATTGAAGAAAGATGGTTTAAGAAAAACACAGATGAAGAAGCAATAAAAAAGTCATTAATACCTGGTTTATCTGCTTTTTCAAATCATTCATATGCGCCTGAAGACTATAAAAATTCTGGGTATGGTTTAACATTAGTAAAAAAAATAATTCAACAAACAGAGGGGACATTTAGTATTGCTTCAGGTACAAAGTCAATAACATACAATGCAGAAGAAGAACTTGTTAATGATTGTGACATTAAGGGAACCATAATTAGAATGAAAATTAACTTAAATAAGTTAAAGTATGTGGACTTCCAAGAAGTGCTAAGAGGAGCAGAATTAGAGGCCAGAGACGAAGGTTTTATCCAAACTCCTTCAACTGCATCGAAAACAGTTAAAAGTATAAGAGAAAATTGA
- the rlmH gene encoding 23S rRNA (pseudouridine(1915)-N(3))-methyltransferase RlmH, translated as MNIKIITVGKLKEKYLKMGIAEYAKRLGSYCKIELIEVPDEKAPEKLSQAEMIQVKEKEGERILAKISDQAYVFALAIEGKQRTSEAFSKEIEQLGTQGKSNLVFVIGGSLGLSEAVMKRSNTQISFGKMTLPHQLMRLVLIEQIYRSFRIMKNEPYHK; from the coding sequence GTGAATATCAAAATTATCACGGTGGGAAAATTAAAAGAAAAATACTTGAAAATGGGAATTGCGGAGTATGCAAAACGACTAGGAAGTTATTGCAAAATTGAATTAATTGAAGTTCCAGATGAAAAAGCTCCGGAAAAATTAAGCCAAGCAGAAATGATACAAGTTAAAGAAAAAGAAGGCGAGCGAATATTAGCCAAAATTTCAGATCAGGCTTATGTATTTGCTTTAGCAATTGAAGGAAAACAACGGACTTCCGAAGCATTTTCCAAAGAAATTGAACAATTGGGCACGCAAGGTAAAAGCAATTTAGTTTTTGTGATCGGGGGCTCATTAGGATTAAGCGAAGCAGTAATGAAACGTAGCAATACCCAAATCTCATTTGGAAAAATGACATTGCCTCATCAATTGATGCGTTTAGTGCTGATCGAACAAATTTACCGCAGCTTCCGGATTATGAAGAATGAACCGTATCATAAGTAA
- a CDS encoding CxxH/CxxC protein has translation MEQIYACQKDVEEALDDAVYGGFELPILKPVTPVDNGIVKCAYCQEPAIYMVENGYSSTI, from the coding sequence ATGGAACAAATATATGCCTGTCAAAAAGATGTGGAAGAAGCTTTAGATGACGCGGTTTACGGTGGTTTTGAATTGCCGATTTTAAAGCCTGTTACCCCTGTGGATAACGGCATAGTAAAATGTGCTTATTGCCAAGAGCCAGCTATATATATGGTAGAGAACGGATATTCGTCTACCATATGA
- a CDS encoding S1C family serine protease, whose amino-acid sequence MSKNSEEKPRKRGTLKSGILGGIIGGLVIAVLGGGYLYANDELNMPATSNQAGVVDDKGKVTTTDVSVNVTSDVTDAVAKVEDSVVSVINMQKQNLEGFGGIFGSDTIDSSGSSDDSTLQTAGEGSGVIYKIDGKTAYVVTNHHVINESDAVEVLLKDGTKVKAEVIGSDVWTDLAVLSIPADKVTKAATFGDSDSLTVGEPAIAIGSPLGTNFASSVTQGIISAKNRNVDTDVNGDGVVDWTMTALQTDAAINPGNSGGALINIAGQVIGINSMKISTDTVEGMGFAIPSNDVVNIINQLETDGKVIRPVLGISLLDISQISEQQQESVLKLPKDVTAGVVVGQVQPDSAAEKGGLEKYDVIVKFNGEEVIDTISLRKEIYKSELGKEVEVEYYRNGKLEKTNITMTTSETMS is encoded by the coding sequence ATGAGTAAAAATTCAGAGGAAAAACCAAGAAAACGCGGAACATTGAAAAGCGGTATCCTGGGTGGAATTATCGGTGGTTTAGTTATTGCAGTGTTGGGCGGTGGTTACCTTTATGCAAATGACGAGTTGAATATGCCTGCAACAAGTAATCAAGCGGGAGTGGTTGACGATAAAGGAAAAGTTACCACCACAGATGTTAGTGTCAACGTAACTTCTGACGTAACCGATGCGGTAGCCAAAGTCGAAGATTCAGTTGTTTCCGTAATCAACATGCAAAAACAAAATTTAGAAGGATTCGGCGGAATATTTGGTTCAGATACAATAGACTCATCTGGTTCGTCTGATGACTCTACGTTGCAAACAGCTGGAGAAGGCAGCGGCGTCATCTACAAAATCGATGGAAAAACTGCGTATGTGGTTACAAACCATCACGTTATCAATGAATCAGATGCTGTAGAAGTTTTATTAAAAGACGGGACAAAAGTTAAAGCTGAAGTAATTGGTTCAGATGTATGGACAGATTTAGCAGTATTATCTATTCCAGCTGATAAAGTGACTAAGGCAGCTACTTTCGGTGATTCAGATAGTTTAACAGTAGGTGAACCAGCGATTGCCATTGGGTCTCCGCTAGGTACTAACTTTGCTTCTTCCGTTACACAAGGAATCATTTCTGCAAAAAATAGAAACGTAGATACAGATGTTAATGGCGACGGTGTAGTAGACTGGACCATGACAGCTTTACAAACAGATGCGGCGATCAACCCTGGTAATTCAGGAGGAGCATTGATCAACATTGCAGGCCAAGTCATCGGGATCAATTCAATGAAAATTTCTACTGATACAGTTGAAGGAATGGGATTTGCTATTCCAAGTAATGATGTAGTGAATATTATTAATCAATTAGAAACAGATGGAAAAGTGATTCGCCCAGTTCTAGGCATCAGCTTACTAGATATTTCGCAAATTTCTGAACAACAGCAAGAAAGTGTACTGAAATTACCGAAAGACGTAACAGCCGGAGTTGTTGTTGGACAAGTTCAACCAGATTCAGCTGCAGAAAAAGGCGGATTAGAAAAATACGATGTCATTGTTAAATTTAATGGTGAAGAAGTTATTGATACCATCTCTTTACGTAAAGAAATCTATAAATCAGAACTAGGTAAAGAAGTAGAAGTAGAATACTACCGGAATGGCAAACTTGAAAAAACAAACATTACCATGACAACTTCAGAAACCATGTCCTAA
- a CDS encoding MBL fold metallo-hydrolase, translating to MLRGQEQALKVSILASGSSGNVTYIESEKKKLLVDSGLSGKKVTELLKKINRDVADLDGILVTHEHRDHVHGVGVLARKYQLDVYANEKTWEAMDPLIGNIKTEQKYIFEMGKTMTIGDIDIESFGVSHDAIAPQFYTFHKNNKRFVMLTDTGYVSDRMRGILANADAYLFESNHDLEMLRMGGYPWHLKQRILGDKGHLSNEDGALALAEIIGDKTKRVYLGHLSKDNNMKELAHLTAESILAEKETGVGEAFAIYDTDPNEPTSLFII from the coding sequence ATGTTAAGAGGTCAAGAACAAGCATTAAAGGTCAGCATTCTAGCGAGTGGAAGTTCCGGCAATGTGACATATATTGAATCAGAAAAGAAAAAATTACTAGTAGACAGCGGACTAAGCGGGAAAAAAGTGACGGAGCTGTTAAAAAAAATCAATCGTGATGTTGCTGATTTAGATGGAATCTTAGTGACTCATGAACACCGTGATCATGTTCATGGAGTAGGCGTGTTGGCCCGAAAGTATCAATTAGATGTATATGCAAATGAAAAAACTTGGGAAGCCATGGATCCACTTATCGGAAACATTAAAACAGAACAAAAGTATATTTTTGAAATGGGTAAAACGATGACGATCGGGGATATCGATATTGAAAGTTTCGGAGTATCTCATGATGCCATTGCGCCTCAATTCTATACTTTTCATAAAAACAATAAACGATTTGTTATGCTGACGGATACAGGATATGTCAGCGATCGGATGCGCGGTATTTTAGCCAATGCGGATGCTTACTTATTCGAAAGCAATCACGATTTAGAAATGCTAAGAATGGGTGGTTACCCTTGGCATTTAAAACAACGGATTCTAGGAGATAAAGGCCATTTGTCAAATGAAGATGGAGCTTTAGCTTTAGCTGAGATCATTGGAGACAAAACGAAACGCGTGTATTTAGGCCATTTGAGCAAAGATAACAATATGAAAGAATTGGCGCATTTAACAGCCGAAAGTATTTTAGCAGAAAAAGAAACTGGTGTAGGTGAAGCTTTTGCTATTTACGATACAGATCCAAACGAACCTACTTCTTTGTTTATTATCTAA
- a CDS encoding two-component system regulatory protein YycI, with protein sequence MDFKRIETILVLTFLALNIFLLSTYFDKNYNDFYQNSSNSELNFVDEMNKSNIKLPVFQNEKNKVPYIQAETNELLAENHNQLSNQTGVIEENGSIYSSILSNPIVLSEDKNLTSKDIEKLNDFVKSDQVLFGSEYQFFRYLKSNQQIVYVQIANNIPITDGTSEIVFHLDSNKKVISYEQNYAGPVTVQGDSRELITDKNAVDILYQNNEISADTTVKKPILSYYRTLNLEELSMYAPVWYVEVVSSTDTQVKRVDAINGSILKSSMLDMPHSDEKDKTSDKESAELRSRSDSSS encoded by the coding sequence ATGGATTTTAAACGAATTGAAACCATACTTGTTTTAACCTTTCTGGCACTGAACATCTTCCTCTTGTCGACTTATTTTGACAAAAATTACAATGATTTTTATCAAAATAGTTCCAATTCAGAACTTAATTTTGTTGATGAAATGAATAAATCGAATATTAAATTACCTGTTTTCCAAAATGAAAAGAACAAAGTTCCTTATATTCAAGCAGAAACGAATGAATTGCTAGCAGAAAATCATAATCAGTTGAGTAATCAGACCGGTGTAATTGAAGAGAATGGGTCTATTTACAGTAGTATCCTTTCTAATCCGATCGTATTATCAGAAGACAAAAATTTGACTTCTAAAGACATTGAAAAATTAAATGATTTTGTCAAAAGCGATCAAGTTTTATTTGGATCTGAGTACCAATTTTTCCGTTACCTTAAAAGTAATCAGCAAATTGTATACGTCCAAATTGCGAATAATATTCCAATCACTGATGGAACGTCTGAAATCGTATTTCACTTGGACAGCAATAAAAAAGTCATTTCGTATGAACAAAATTATGCTGGTCCTGTAACGGTTCAAGGTGACAGCCGAGAATTGATCACAGATAAAAATGCAGTTGATATACTCTATCAAAATAATGAGATATCGGCGGATACAACCGTTAAGAAACCGATCTTAAGCTATTACCGGACATTAAACTTAGAAGAACTAAGCATGTATGCACCGGTTTGGTATGTTGAGGTAGTTTCCAGTACAGACACACAAGTAAAGCGTGTAGATGCAATCAACGGCAGCATATTAAAGTCATCTATGTTGGATATGCCGCATTCAGATGAAAAAGATAAAACTTCTGACAAAGAATCAGCTGAGCTGCGTTCTCGTTCAGATTCTTCTTCATAA
- a CDS encoding YycH family regulatory protein, which produces MKWSKFIRPLMILLIVLSLFLTWAIWTMPGQYGEQTSSDQKKTSSVTISRQLARVFGPSQVVLHESDTAEITTNRDVLSAFTKAFNSWKLDSLDDPIKLTPDEYQAELNHSGNEIELLYFESIPFGVLSNLFANLPGEYQDQTFDRVYLSQSDPDTLYFYNTETKLLYTSTLENVDQIQLSESIHRKDVTYRPVTTIKVADKMIYLPLSSLKLPYLTYMVERQPNSLFIERLFDDTSEVRENRSENAVQYIDYISEMRVNEKTNILNYYRNRNSGDTLSLTRTLMDSFNELMRFENWSDEIHYFDYNHQSNEVTYRRYIEGFPVFSLTGYGATYITVVREGLSQLQVPLVVAQTPISDEGKEKELLSGDELLDTLINYGYAIEKIDDIKIGYTWTNSSESDRVINLEPSWYIYKNGNWTSLQDLIQNGGD; this is translated from the coding sequence ATGAAGTGGTCCAAGTTTATTAGACCGTTAATGATATTGCTTATCGTCCTCAGCCTATTTCTGACTTGGGCTATTTGGACGATGCCGGGACAATATGGGGAACAAACCAGCAGCGATCAAAAAAAGACGTCCTCTGTTACGATTTCCAGACAGCTTGCTCGCGTGTTTGGTCCTTCTCAAGTTGTTTTACACGAATCTGACACAGCAGAAATCACGACAAACAGAGATGTTTTATCAGCTTTTACGAAAGCTTTTAATAGTTGGAAGCTGGACAGCTTGGATGACCCAATCAAATTAACACCTGATGAATACCAAGCCGAATTAAATCATTCAGGCAATGAAATTGAGTTGCTGTATTTTGAAAGTATTCCTTTTGGGGTGTTGAGCAATTTATTTGCTAACTTGCCAGGAGAATACCAAGACCAGACGTTTGACCGAGTTTATTTATCCCAATCTGATCCAGATACGCTTTACTTTTATAATACAGAAACTAAATTACTGTATACAAGTACATTGGAAAACGTTGATCAAATTCAATTATCAGAAAGTATCCATCGGAAAGACGTGACTTATCGTCCAGTAACGACTATAAAAGTTGCCGACAAGATGATTTATTTGCCTCTTTCTTCATTGAAGCTGCCTTACTTGACTTATATGGTTGAAAGACAGCCGAACAGCTTGTTTATTGAACGGTTGTTTGACGATACTTCAGAAGTAAGAGAAAATCGAAGCGAAAATGCGGTACAGTACATTGATTACATTAGTGAAATGCGGGTAAATGAAAAAACCAATATCTTGAATTATTACCGCAATCGAAATTCTGGTGACACCCTATCGTTGACAAGAACACTAATGGATTCCTTTAATGAACTAATGAGGTTTGAAAATTGGTCAGACGAAATTCATTACTTTGATTACAATCATCAAAGTAATGAAGTCACTTATCGTCGCTATATTGAAGGTTTCCCAGTTTTTAGTCTAACTGGATATGGCGCGACCTATATTACGGTTGTCAGAGAAGGGTTGTCACAGTTGCAAGTACCGTTAGTTGTGGCTCAAACACCCATTTCTGATGAAGGCAAAGAAAAAGAATTGCTAAGCGGTGATGAATTATTGGATACTTTGATCAATTATGGTTATGCGATTGAAAAAATTGATGATATTAAGATAGGGTATACATGGACTAATAGTTCGGAATCTGACCGGGTCATTAATTTAGAACCGAGCTGGTATATTTATAAGAATGGCAATTGGACCAGTTTGCAAGATTTGATCCAGAACGGAGGGGATTAG
- the walK gene encoding cell wall metabolism sensor histidine kinase WalK: MKKKIGFFQSIDFKIVFVFIILLLVALELIGAYFIRQLETQLVDNFQEERRLQVGFLDNTLQPLLENDEDQNLTEEISRLLADFSGNGVLEAQVINPQHHILGTSDSTNQSIVGGNSNDRDVHQALLLSSKITNQYTDKTTNDRIWKLVSPIIANDGSNEVLGVISLKTNIESVYQQIEEITVIFLNASLLAVGLTILLALFISRAITKPITEMTHQAIQMAGGNYSGQVKIYGEDELGQLSLAINDLSIKVEEAQESTEAERRRLNSVLTHMTDGVIATDRRGKIVIINEMAMEMLNTSQEEAIGQSILKVLKKENEFTLRKLLKTEQELSFDFSTPETPLILHGGFSLIQRETGFISGIVCVLHDVTEQEKIERERRDFVSNVSHELRTPLTSMRSYLEALIDGAWKDPEIAPNFLQVTQEETDRMIRMISDLLNLSRMDAGNNALDMEYVNINELFNHVLNRFDMMIQSSDQPKKTFFIKREITNRQIWAEIDTDKMMQVFDNIMNNAIKYSPDGGTITCSLRETHDNVVISISDQGMGIPKKDLPHVFDRFYRVEKARARSMGGTGLGLAISKEVVQRHGGKIWANSSEGKGTTFYVLLPYIPYEEDDWE; this comes from the coding sequence ATGAAGAAAAAAATCGGTTTTTTTCAATCTATTGATTTTAAAATCGTATTTGTTTTTATTATTTTATTATTGGTTGCACTTGAATTAATTGGAGCTTATTTTATCCGTCAGCTAGAAACCCAATTAGTTGATAATTTCCAAGAAGAACGACGTCTTCAAGTTGGCTTTTTGGATAACACACTGCAGCCTTTATTGGAAAATGATGAAGATCAGAACCTAACTGAAGAAATCAGCAGACTCTTAGCAGACTTTTCAGGAAATGGTGTGTTGGAAGCTCAAGTCATTAATCCTCAACACCATATTTTAGGAACAAGCGACAGTACAAACCAATCGATTGTCGGCGGAAATTCTAATGACCGCGACGTTCACCAAGCGTTACTATTGAGTAGTAAAATCACAAATCAATATACCGACAAAACAACCAACGACCGCATCTGGAAGTTGGTTTCTCCAATTATAGCGAATGATGGGTCTAATGAAGTATTAGGCGTTATTTCACTAAAAACCAATATTGAGAGTGTTTATCAGCAGATAGAAGAAATTACAGTCATCTTTTTAAATGCTTCACTGTTAGCCGTTGGTCTGACAATCCTATTAGCCTTATTTATTTCACGTGCTATTACAAAACCCATTACAGAAATGACCCATCAAGCCATTCAAATGGCAGGAGGAAATTATTCAGGTCAAGTAAAAATTTATGGAGAAGATGAGTTAGGGCAGTTGTCACTGGCAATCAATGACCTGTCTATTAAAGTTGAGGAAGCGCAAGAATCAACTGAAGCAGAAAGAAGAAGACTAAATAGTGTGTTAACGCATATGACAGATGGCGTTATTGCGACGGATCGCAGAGGGAAAATTGTGATCATTAATGAAATGGCGATGGAAATGTTGAATACTTCTCAAGAAGAAGCCATCGGACAATCTATTTTAAAGGTGCTTAAAAAAGAAAATGAATTTACGTTACGAAAATTATTAAAAACGGAGCAAGAATTGTCTTTTGATTTTTCAACTCCTGAAACACCGTTGATTCTGCATGGCGGGTTTTCTTTGATCCAAAGAGAAACCGGCTTTATCAGCGGAATTGTCTGTGTCTTACATGATGTGACCGAGCAAGAAAAAATTGAACGTGAACGAAGAGATTTTGTTTCCAACGTTTCCCATGAGTTAAGAACACCGTTGACTAGTATGCGGAGTTATTTGGAAGCATTGATTGACGGAGCTTGGAAAGATCCGGAAATTGCACCGAACTTTTTACAGGTCACTCAAGAAGAAACAGATCGAATGATTCGGATGATTTCTGATTTATTAAACTTATCCAGAATGGACGCGGGAAATAATGCATTGGATATGGAGTATGTTAATATCAATGAATTGTTTAACCATGTATTAAATCGTTTTGATATGATGATCCAATCTTCTGATCAACCGAAGAAAACCTTCTTCATTAAACGAGAGATCACGAATCGACAAATCTGGGCTGAAATAGATACAGATAAAATGATGCAGGTATTTGATAATATTATGAATAATGCCATCAAATATTCTCCTGACGGCGGCACCATCACGTGTAGTTTAAGAGAAACTCATGATAATGTCGTGATCAGTATCTCCGATCAAGGAATGGGGATCCCTAAAAAAGATCTGCCTCATGTATTTGACCGTTTTTATCGGGTTGAAAAAGCACGTGCTCGTTCGATGGGAGGAACTGGATTAGGATTAGCTATTTCCAAGGAAGTCGTTCAACGTCATGGCGGAAAAATATGGGCAAACAGTAGTGAAGGAAAAGGTACGACGTTTTATGTTCTATTACCTTATATCCCTTATGAGGAGGATGATTGGGAATGA
- the yycF gene encoding response regulator YycF: MKKILVVDDEKPISDIVKFNLTKEGYDVYTAYDGEEALEKVEEVEPDLIVLDLMLPKIDGLEVCREIRKTHDMPIIMVTAKDSEIDKVLGLELGADDYVTKPFSNRELVARVKANLRRHGNAKPAAVEEEETNDIEIGALTVHPDAYIVSKRGETIELTHREFELLHYLARHLGQVMTREHLLQTVWGYDYFGDVRTVDVTVRRLREKIEDSPSHPAWLVTRRGVGYYLRNPEQE; this comes from the coding sequence TTGAAAAAGATACTAGTAGTGGACGACGAAAAACCAATTTCAGATATTGTGAAATTTAATTTAACAAAAGAAGGGTATGACGTTTATACCGCTTATGATGGTGAAGAGGCCTTAGAAAAAGTTGAAGAAGTTGAACCGGATTTAATTGTATTGGATTTGATGCTGCCTAAAATTGACGGATTAGAAGTGTGTCGTGAAATAAGAAAAACACATGATATGCCGATCATTATGGTAACAGCGAAAGATTCAGAAATCGATAAAGTTCTTGGTTTAGAATTAGGTGCAGATGACTATGTCACAAAACCTTTTTCAAACCGTGAATTAGTGGCACGGGTAAAAGCAAATTTACGACGCCATGGCAATGCAAAACCAGCAGCAGTTGAAGAAGAAGAAACAAATGATATTGAGATCGGTGCGTTAACTGTACATCCGGATGCTTATATTGTATCTAAAAGAGGCGAAACAATCGAATTGACACACCGTGAATTTGAATTGTTGCATTATCTGGCTAGACATTTAGGACAAGTGATGACGAGAGAACACTTGTTGCAAACGGTTTGGGGATATGACTATTTTGGAGATGTTCGGACAGTTGATGTCACTGTCAGAAGATTAAGAGAAAAGATTGAGGATAGCCCAAGTCACCCAGCGTGGCTGGTCACTAGACGAGGCGTGGGGTATTATCTAAGAAATCCTGAACAGGAGTAA